Below is a window of Cytophaga hutchinsonii ATCC 33406 DNA.
AGAATGGAAGTTTACCACCCGGGTTATAATCACCAAATAATACATCTGCAATTGCATTTGCGCCCTGGCTTCCCGGCCAGAATGCATCTACTACAGCAGGTACACCGTCAACAAACGCAGAGATCACTCTCGGACGTCCTTCAACCAATACAAGAATTACCGGCTTACCCGTTTTAATAGCAGCTTGTGCCAATGCAATCTGGCGTGCATCTAATGTAAGATCTCTGATTGAACCCGGAGATTCAGCATATGAATTTTCACCTAAGCAAAGAACGATCGCGTCTGCGCCTGCAAGAGATGGCAAGCTGTAGTTTTTAGGATCTTCGTAGTTTTCTACAGATTGACACACAACTTTACCGGCACCGATCTTAGCTTCCAATGCTTGTTTGATTGTTAACGTAGATTTAGGGAACAATGGTAAAATACTGTCTCCGAACGTAACGCCATTGATAAAGTTTTTATCACCTTTGCTTGAAAGTTTTGCTGACGCGTCAGCACCCTGCCAGGTGTATGACCAGCATCCATGTAAAGAAGGAACGTTGTTTGCATTTGGACCAGCAACAACAATCTTGATTTCTTTTTTCAATGGAAGTGTATTCTTATCATTTTTCAACAAAGTGATTGTTTGTCTTGCAGCAAATAATGCTTTCTCTGCATACTCAGGCTTACCAAAGTTTGCGATCGCTTCTTTTTCTACTACCGGATTTTCAAACAAACCTAATTTCATTTTCAATGTTAAAATTCTTTTTACAGAAGCATCAATATGCGCCATTGGAATTTCACCATCCTTGATCAAAGAGATCAAATGTTTTGTGAATTCATAATCGTTTGGTGTCATACTCATGTCAATACCTGCAAGGATAGCTGTTTTAACAGCATCTCTCATTGTAGGGCTGATGTTGTGACGTTCGTGTAAACGGTTGATATCTTCCCAGTCTGTTACAATCAAACCTTTGAAACCTAATTCACCACGTAATACATCTGTTAACAGGTATTTGTTTGCGTGAACCGGCACACCATTGATCTCACCGGAGTTGATCATGATGGTAGAGGCACCAGCTTTAACAGCTGCCTGGAACTGCGGTAAATAATATTCTCTCAACTCAATTTCAGGAATGAAAGACGGTGTTCTGTCACGGCCTGTTCTTGAAGCAGAGTAACCAATGAAGTGTTTCATACAGGAAGCAACTGCTTTCGGGCTTCCTAAACCAGCTTCTTCATATTTAGAAATGGCAGCCACACCCATTTGTTCTACAAGGTATGGATCTTCACCAAACGTTTCAGGGAAACGCGGCCAAAGCGGGTTACGGCCAAGATCCAGAACCGGATCAAAGTTCCATCTAAGACCGCAGGCTCTTGCTTCTAATGCTGTAACTTCAGCACCAGCAGCTTCAACAGCCGGGTTCCATGAAGCGGCAGTACCGATGTTGTGCGGGAATAACGTAGAGTTTAATGTAAACGTAACCCCGTGAATGGCATCAATACCATACAATACCGGAATGTTCTGTCCTGTTTTCGTTGCTTTGTCCTGAATCTGTGTGATAATTGAGATCCACTGATCCTGAGAATATGCTCGGTTGATCGCATTCAGAATAGAACCAACTTTGTACTTAACAATTGCAGTGTCTAATAAAGCCGGGTCAATAATACCGTAGTTGTTATCATAACCGCTACCGTTACCCGTGTAAAGAATTTTGTTCAAATTCACTTGCGTCATTTGACCAGCCTTCTCTTCAGGACTCATTTTTGCAATAAGTGCATCAACTTTGGCTTCGATTTCTTTGTCTTTGTCTGAAACAGCTGACGTTTCAGGCGCTGCTGGTTTTTCGCTTTTGTTACAAGCAGTAAAAGCCCAGAGAGAAACAAGAACACCAAAAAGATAAATTGTTTTTTTCATCGTTTATGTGTTAAAATATAAAATGCATTAATCTACTCCCTTCCATATTGGTTTCTGAACGGAATATCCTTCAATAATACAACTTTTTTAAGGTTTTGCCAAGCAGATACCGCTTGAAAATGGCTGATTCCTAGGCACGGTGGAAAAATCGTTTAAAACAATTAAAAGTGCTATATACCTATGTTAATACAGAATTACGGAAGGAGAATCGTTTCTATTTCAACGGTATAGATTCCACAGAAACAAACTCCAGCGCCTGCAGGATGTTGAGGCGCAACAGATCTGCATACCTGCCGTTATGAACCACAGAAGCTTCTGCCAGCCTGAACGAATACGGCTGGTTATCCGGATTTACAAACAGTTTATTTATATCCAGCTTAACATAAATCCGTGTCAGGGTATTTTCCTTCACCTGAATCAAAGGTACCGCATTGAATATGTCTCCGAAACTGATAGGCATAATACGTGCATCGCCGCCTATGGCCAGGTGCAGCAGACTGTCTTCTGCCACTGGGCTTCTTCCTTCTGCCAGAAAAAAGATATATCCGGAGTTCCATTCCCAAAACATGTCTGCATTCCCGACATCCAGCGGATAAGGGGCCATTGTAGGATCGCTGTGATTCAGTGCCCGCGGTACTCCTATGGAAAAGCGGATGTCTGAATAGTCGCCTGTTTGCGTGGTAAACGATGTGGTATGCTGCAGGAAACCGGTTGCTGTATCCTGTTTTGTTTCAGTAAGATCTACAAAAAAAACACCCTGTGCGGCCGCATCGGAATGAGCCGCCCGCTCAGGTGTATTGGAACGGGAGAAGGCAATATCAGTAAGGAAAAATTTCAGATTGTTAATCGTATACGATTCGTCTGCTGCATTCACATATACACTATCCAGATAAAAGGGTTTGTCGTTCACCACCGGAATGCACACAAACTCTACGTTCGCAACGGGCTTGATCCCCACACCTTGCTTTTTTTTACTGCCTACACACGCGCCTGCTGCAACAAGCAGCAATATAATTCCTGTATATAAATGCTTACCCATAGTTATTCCGGACGAAAAGCTTTATTGGTAATAAACGTCATATCTGTAAGCGTATGCAGAAAACTGACCAGGTCTTTTTTATCCTGCGTGTTTAACTTCATGCCTTTATGAATATGCACATGTTCTGATTTATTTGGATGAGAAATTCCCCCTGTATTATAATGATCAATCACTTCTTCGAGTGTCTTCAGGCTGCCATCGTGCATGTAAGGCGCTGTTAAAGCAATGTTGCGAAGTGTTGGCACTTTAAATTTCCCTTTATCACTTTCTTTTCCGGTGATCCGGTATCTGCCCTGATCACTGTATTCCATATACAAACCGTTATTCTGAAAACTGTTGTTGGTCAGGTTAATTCCTGAATGGCAGGAACCACAGTGAACCTTATCACCACCAAAAAATAATTTATACCCGCGCAGTTCAGATTCATTAAAAGCAGCCGGATCTTTTTTATAAAAGTACGCATCGAACTTTGTATCTGCACTTATGAGCGTACGTTCAAATGAAGCAATTGCCTTGAACAAACTGGCAGCATCCGGATTCGTTCCATAGGCTTTTTTGAAAAGCTTTTTGTATACATGATCTGCATTCAGCCGGTTTACGGCTTCCTGCACCGGCAGATTCATTTCATTCGGACTGGTGAGGGGTTTCAACACCTGCAGTTCCAGGCTCGGTACACCGCCGTCCCAGAAAAAGGCATTGGACCAGGCAAGGTTGATCAAAGGCATTCCGTTGCGGTCGCTTACCCGTTGATTCACCCCTGTGCTTAACGTTTTACCATCGGTAAACCCCATTGTTTGCAGGTGACAGGAGGAACACGAAACAGAACGGTCTGAAGATAAAAGGGTGTCATAGAACAACTTTTTACCTAATTCGATCCGGGCATAGGTGAGCGCATTATCTTCCGGAATATAAGGCTGCGGGAATCCTTCCGGGATGTTTAATACATACGGCTTTTCTGTTATGTTATATACTGCAGAGCAGCAAAACAGCACACTCGTAAGGATTAAGAAAACGCGGATAGAAAGGTTCATGTCTTCATAAAGAGTTTGTGAAGATACGAAAAAGTACGCAGGTGATAAAAAAGCAATATGTTCGCTCATTCAAAACACCAATTTTATGCTGCTGCGAATGGAATTTAAGCTTTTGCGCTTTTCATTAATTCTCTGGATCCATCCCTTAAAAAGTGATGGCAATGAAGCGCAGTCTTTGTATAATTGAAAACAGCGAAAGCCATTTTGCTCGCTTATAAAATATATTGTATTTGACTTTACTCAGCAACAGACTCAGAACCTAATCCCATCCCTTAAAAGGCATGGCAATGAAGCGCGGCCTTTATATAATTTCGGCTGCCAGTGAAAATTTTTATTTGTTAATTCTATCAACAACCATTTTGAAGGAAAATGAATAACCACAGACGTTGAACTGTATTTTGTTCTTTTTGATATTTGTACCTTGGAATTTCCGAACAACGGCCTAGTGTTTGCGCGCAATAGTATAATCTACCAGGTCACGCAGCGCTTTTTTATATACGGAATCCTGAAATTCTTCTAAAAATCCGTAAGCTTCTTCTCTGAAATTTTCCATTACCGTGCGTGTGTATTCAATGCCCCCGGACTCACGCACAAACTGCAGCACTTCTTTTACCTTTGCCGATTTATGCGTTTGATTTTTGATAATAAACATGATCCGTTTTTTCTCCAGCCAGCTTGCCTTATTCAAGGCATAAATCAATGGAAGCGTCATCTTGCGTTCTTTAATGTCGATACCTACCGGTTTACCGATCATTTCAGATGTTTCATAATCAAACAGATCATCTTTCACCTGAAACGCCATGCCGATTTTTTCCCCGAACATTTTTGCACGCTCTACCAATGCTTCATCTGCACCGGTAGAAGAAACACCTACAGCACAGCAGGAGGCAATCAGCGAAGCGGTCTTCTGACGGATAATTTCAAAATAGATCTCTTCGTTAATATTCAGGTTACGGGCTTTTTCAATCTGCAGCAACTCACCTTCACTCATTTCACGTACCGCATTGGATACAATTTTCAGCAGATGGAAATCGCCGTGATTGATTGATAACAAAAGACCTTTTGATAACAGATAATCGCCTACCAAAACAGCGATCTTATTTTTCCAGAGTGCGTTAATAGAGAACATTCCGCGACGGTAATCTGAATCATCTACCACATCGTCGTGCACAAGCGTTGCTGTATGCAATAATTCGATGAGCGCGGCGCCGCGTTGTGTTGAGTCGTTTACATTCCCTGCCAGATGAGCGGATAAAAATACAAACATTGGCCGCATTTGCTTGCCGTTGCGCTTTACGATATACGACATAATCTTATCCAACAGCATCACTTTGGATTTCATTGAATCACGGAACTTCTTTTCGAAGTCCTTCATGTCGTCTTTCACAACATTTCTTATATCATCTAAGCGTATTTCAGACATGGGAGAATTAAAGTACGAATATAGGCAATTTAAGGAATTGTACTTGCAGGATACAATTATTTCATATTGATAAACTGTAACGCTACCCCTACATCCTTGGAGCGCAAAAGAGCAATAATCTCCTGCAGGTCATCAATCTTTTTACCTGTAACACGAATTAAATCATCCATTTGCGCAGGTGTTACCTTTGAGCCCGAGTCTTTAATAATCTTGATTATTTTTTTGCAGCTTTCTTTATCGATACCATTCTTTACAGGCAGCTCACGCTTTACCATAGGTCCGGAAGCATATTCTTCCTTTGACATATCCAATGCTTTGGCATCAATTCCCTGCTTTGCCATACGTGTAATGACAATATCCACGATGGCATTCATACGCATGCTGTTCTCGGTTGTAACCTTGATGATCGATGCTTTTTTGTCCAGATCTATTTCCGTTTTTGAATCACGGAAATCATACCGCGTTGTGATCTCCTTGCGGGCTACATTTAAGGCATTATCAAGGGTTTGCGGATCAACTTTACTTACGATATCAAAAGAAGGCATATATGTTCTATTTTATTAACTATCAGACACTATTGAAAGAACGAAGTTAGACATTTAAGATTTGTTAACAAATACTAAAACTTTGATATCGCATCCACGTTAGAAAACTTATTAACAAGACAACAAAATCATGTAATTCGTTATCCATAATTTCGACGGAACTGGTATATTCAAAACAGAAATACGTATGGTTCCAACAATTTAACAGTTTACAAATGCACTAACGATTTCGTATCGTTTAAACGTTTTTGATTTTATGGCTAAGGAAAAAAAGAGCAGGGACACACAGAAGAAAATCTTCGTGTTGGACACATCCGTGATTATCTACGATCACAATGCAGTTAAGAATTTTGAAGAGCATGATTTAGCTATCCCCATTACTGTACTGGAAGAACTGGACAATTTTAAAAAGGGTAACGACATCAAAAACTTTGAAGCAAGAGAATTTACACGCTTTCTGGATGAGCTGGCTGCTGACAGTGCAAGTCTGCAGGACTGGATACAGCTTGAGGGCCGTGATAAAGGAAAGCTGAAAGTTATCATGAATACGCATGGTACCAAAGAAACAGATGCTGAAAAGATTTTTGATGACCGCAAAAACGATCACAAAATCTTAAATGCGGCTATTTCTGTGCAGGCAGAAAATCCAGATAAAAAAGTAATTCTAGTAAGTAAAGATATTAACCTGCGCCTTAAGGCAAAGTCTCTGAATATCCCTTCGGAAGATTATAATACAGGTAAAGTAAAAGATATTGATCTGTTGTATACAGGCCACACAACGATTGAAAATGTGGCGCCTGAAAAGATCAATGAACTGTATGAAAAAGGCTATTGTGATATAGATGCTATTCCGGAGCAGGATGTTTCCAAAAACCATTACTACATATTAAAAAGCGTCAAAAGTTCGGCTTTAGCGTATTATAATCCCGTAGATAAACGTCTGGAACATGTAGGTAAAACACCTGCTTACGGCATTAAACCGCGTAATGCAGAGCAGGCGTTCGCGATCCACGCCGTGCTTGACCCGCATATTAAGCTGGTTTCTATACAAGGGGTTGCCGGTACAGGTAAAACACTTATTGCCTTGGCTGCAACGCTGGAACAGCGTAAAGATTTCAAACAGATCTTCCTGGCAAGACCAATTGTGCCGTTGAGTAACAAAGATATCGGTTACTTACCCGGCGATATCAAGTCAAAGTTGAATCCGTACATGGAACCCT
It encodes the following:
- a CDS encoding glycoside hydrolase family 3 N-terminal domain-containing protein; the encoded protein is MKKTIYLFGVLVSLWAFTACNKSEKPAAPETSAVSDKDKEIEAKVDALIAKMSPEEKAGQMTQVNLNKILYTGNGSGYDNNYGIIDPALLDTAIVKYKVGSILNAINRAYSQDQWISIITQIQDKATKTGQNIPVLYGIDAIHGVTFTLNSTLFPHNIGTAASWNPAVEAAGAEVTALEARACGLRWNFDPVLDLGRNPLWPRFPETFGEDPYLVEQMGVAAISKYEEAGLGSPKAVASCMKHFIGYSASRTGRDRTPSFIPEIELREYYLPQFQAAVKAGASTIMINSGEINGVPVHANKYLLTDVLRGELGFKGLIVTDWEDINRLHERHNISPTMRDAVKTAILAGIDMSMTPNDYEFTKHLISLIKDGEIPMAHIDASVKRILTLKMKLGLFENPVVEKEAIANFGKPEYAEKALFAARQTITLLKNDKNTLPLKKEIKIVVAGPNANNVPSLHGCWSYTWQGADASAKLSSKGDKNFINGVTFGDSILPLFPKSTLTIKQALEAKIGAGKVVCQSVENYEDPKNYSLPSLAGADAIVLCLGENSYAESPGSIRDLTLDARQIALAQAAIKTGKPVILVLVEGRPRVISAFVDGVPAVVDAFWPGSQGANAIADVLFGDYNPGGKLPFSYPKHTGDFIMYDHKWTEANVETTPGGFVDEGYMPQWPFGHGLSYTTFEYSDAKISTDTLIGDAKLKVSVTVKNTGTVDGEEVVQLYTRDMFASVVPNSKRLRAFERVAIKAGESKTVSFEISRADLSFVKEEQTATTHKFTRVTEEGAFKVMIGGSSNFELEAAPFPWMTFPYRTYKGALNFYYKEK
- a CDS encoding MbnP family protein; its protein translation is MGKHLYTGIILLLVAAGACVGSKKKQGVGIKPVANVEFVCIPVVNDKPFYLDSVYVNAADESYTINNLKFFLTDIAFSRSNTPERAAHSDAAAQGVFFVDLTETKQDTATGFLQHTTSFTTQTGDYSDIRFSIGVPRALNHSDPTMAPYPLDVGNADMFWEWNSGYIFFLAEGRSPVAEDSLLHLAIGGDARIMPISFGDIFNAVPLIQVKENTLTRIYVKLDINKLFVNPDNQPYSFRLAEASVVHNGRYADLLRLNILQALEFVSVESIPLK
- a CDS encoding cytochrome-c peroxidase, giving the protein MSEHIAFLSPAYFFVSSQTLYEDMNLSIRVFLILTSVLFCCSAVYNITEKPYVLNIPEGFPQPYIPEDNALTYARIELGKKLFYDTLLSSDRSVSCSSCHLQTMGFTDGKTLSTGVNQRVSDRNGMPLINLAWSNAFFWDGGVPSLELQVLKPLTSPNEMNLPVQEAVNRLNADHVYKKLFKKAYGTNPDAASLFKAIASFERTLISADTKFDAYFYKKDPAAFNESELRGYKLFFGGDKVHCGSCHSGINLTNNSFQNNGLYMEYSDQGRYRITGKESDKGKFKVPTLRNIALTAPYMHDGSLKTLEEVIDHYNTGGISHPNKSEHVHIHKGMKLNTQDKKDLVSFLHTLTDMTFITNKAFRPE
- a CDS encoding polyprenyl synthetase family protein, whose product is MSEIRLDDIRNVVKDDMKDFEKKFRDSMKSKVMLLDKIMSYIVKRNGKQMRPMFVFLSAHLAGNVNDSTQRGAALIELLHTATLVHDDVVDDSDYRRGMFSINALWKNKIAVLVGDYLLSKGLLLSINHGDFHLLKIVSNAVREMSEGELLQIEKARNLNINEEIYFEIIRQKTASLIASCCAVGVSSTGADEALVERAKMFGEKIGMAFQVKDDLFDYETSEMIGKPVGIDIKERKMTLPLIYALNKASWLEKKRIMFIIKNQTHKSAKVKEVLQFVRESGGIEYTRTVMENFREEAYGFLEEFQDSVYKKALRDLVDYTIARKH
- a CDS encoding YajQ family cyclic di-GMP-binding protein produces the protein MPSFDIVSKVDPQTLDNALNVARKEITTRYDFRDSKTEIDLDKKASIIKVTTENSMRMNAIVDIVITRMAKQGIDAKALDMSKEEYASGPMVKRELPVKNGIDKESCKKIIKIIKDSGSKVTPAQMDDLIRVTGKKIDDLQEIIALLRSKDVGVALQFINMK
- a CDS encoding PhoH family protein codes for the protein MAKEKKSRDTQKKIFVLDTSVIIYDHNAVKNFEEHDLAIPITVLEELDNFKKGNDIKNFEAREFTRFLDELAADSASLQDWIQLEGRDKGKLKVIMNTHGTKETDAEKIFDDRKNDHKILNAAISVQAENPDKKVILVSKDINLRLKAKSLNIPSEDYNTGKVKDIDLLYTGHTTIENVAPEKINELYEKGYCDIDAIPEQDVSKNHYYILKSVKSSALAYYNPVDKRLEHVGKTPAYGIKPRNAEQAFAIHAVLDPHIKLVSIQGVAGTGKTLIALAATLEQRKDFKQIFLARPIVPLSNKDIGYLPGDIKSKLNPYMEPLFDNLKFIQNQFNETDQDYQRITDMVNKEKLVITPLAYIRGRSLSNIVFIVDEAQNLTPHEVKTIISRAGENCKIIFTGDIFQIDTPYLDSESNGLSYLIDRLKNQDLYAHITLEKGERSELANLANELL